In the Ricinus communis isolate WT05 ecotype wild-type chromosome 3, ASM1957865v1, whole genome shotgun sequence genome, tttatttatttatttattatggtatttgattataatgtgatttgtatttacgagcatggtttgatatactgatttgaataatctatattttctgagaagaatgcaatagtccccagattatttgattttaactcactctcgagactgacagtctcatttttactgtttttcatattCGTGACtattagtcctctcgcgaatcttattcagtaacccgactccttcatcatcgggtgatgtatttgatttggtatgtaaattggtaaatcttagattctccgcagtagtaattatagatgtatcagttgtaaattttctgagtttcaggtctcgcctagtttttctggcagaccgaagtatttatgtagaatgtagctgttaagataaattgtggctttaataatattaatttgagatgagatttgtttaaatcagtgagtgtcaggcttactacgggtttcggtggccttaagcctacccattccctagtgccggtcacgggcccacgggtggggtcgtgacacttACCAAGGATCTTGTTGTTGATGTCTATAAGCTCATAATGCTTACCAAGTCTTCTCATGTTATTGATGATGGTGAGAAGCTTATTGGTCATTTCGATGATAGATTCATTTGGCTTTATCTTGAACATTTCATATTCGGTGATGTACATTTGGATCTTCATTGACTTGACTTGCTTGGTGCCTTCATGATAGTTTCTAAGATAGTCCAAATTTGATGAGCCGTGATGCAATATTGCACTCTCCCACattcttctctatatatacaACTCATAAGAATAGCCATTGCTAGCTTGCTTTTATGATATTGCTTTTTGTGAGCATCTACCCATTCTTCTTTAGGAAGAATTCTTTCTTCATCATTCTTAATTTTAGCAAAAGCCTTCCATTCACCTTAATACTATATGAATCCAAAtagattttcataaaaaatttccaAACAACATAGTTGGATCCGTCAAAGTATGCCTTGAGATGTTGACTCCTTCATTGGTCACAATCAATCTTTACAATTGCAATGAAGCTTCTAAATGAGTGACAAAGCTTTGATACCATTTGTTGTCCCTTAGTACCAAGAAAGAAGGATTGAATTGGTGACTTCAACTTGCggaaaataatcaaattatgcAAACACAAGGATCTTAAAACAAGATTAAGGAATTTGAAAGAGAGTTAGGGTTAGAGAAATTGACACAAAGGTTTATAGTAGTTCGGAAAATCGTCCCTATGTCTACTCCTAAATATTACACTTGAGTATTTCATTATAATCAAACTTGATTGTAAATCTTTGGGTTTAGCAAGCTCACCCAATAACTTGGTGTTCTCATAGGCTAACACTAAACCTCTTCCCTTAGTGAATCAATCCctcactaagtcccttaactCTTGAGTATTAATgattacttaaaaataaattccttGTGTTTTTAAAATCTAGGCTCACATTATAACCCTTTTAGTTTAGTTGAATAAATgaattcaacttaatacactaCACAATAAGGAATTAACTGTAGAgagttgagaaataaatttgcaagagtttggacactaataatttcatatacttttttctttcGTCTTTATGAGGGGtatttataatcataccaaCCCTTAAAGAGACGTCACAAATAGCTCATAGCTCATTAAATGCAAATCTTGTTGATTTGGCAAAAGTTGATGTTTGCCTGAAAAGCCCCCCTCACACTTAGCAAGCACCTTTGTGCTTTCTAAAAAAAGCAATTGGGACACCAACAGCTCCAGACACATGGCACTACAAAAGCGGTTATCTCTGTAACGGTCACTAACTTAGCATTAATAGCAAAAACTGCTCTCGCGCCCTAGGAGCGCCCTCTTGGATGCCTTGTACGCGCTCAGAAGTGCCATCGCACTTCTTCTTACGTAATTTATTGCCAATTCTATGATTTCATCTTGAACTAGGTCGCCCTCTCGCTTTTGGAGCGTCCTCACGCTTTTAGTAATGAACACTTATTAACTACAAGGTGTCCTCATATGATTAGTGTTCTGTTAAGGATTCTTTACACGTGGATGGTCAACTTGACCATATGAAAAGCATTCTTGCACTTTACAGGTCTTTCTCAAACCTTACTTGAAAAGCTTAAGGCACTTTTGTCCTAACTTTGAATCTTAATAGACTGTCATATAAACACTCAAAGAATTAGTTAGCAACACTCAATTTAAgtgttaagatcaaaatagagatcaattggCCTTTAGGTCAACACCAATAATTAGGATTGATTAAGCAATAGTTTTCAAGTAAACACAGGAGTAAGACTAGAATTaccataaaaaatatagttaacAGTATAAAGTATACTTCAAgcatattataagaaaataataagaatctACTACtactattataataataactaaaatcaaaacaataacaataaaataaaagaaaaaatatagagaGCGTGACATGGAGTGCAGGTTTTAATGCCCATAAAAAACTACCAAAGTTTTCCCATTGTCAGCTTCTCccattttttcattttatattttcttcttactttcttaattttttaacttttaaaccGCATAATCACATCTCTctctatcttttttttatttctttttcaacttttattaattattctctAGGTAATAGTTGGTTCTGTTATAAATagctaaaaaatttatatattaaataaagagtaaaatttttaaaaataattatttaaatagctaaaaattaaatactaggATAAGTTCATTTCttatgaatattataatttcacTATGCTAGTAGCAATGTCAAATACTAATATTctagtatgagaaaccaaacaattatgtattttaattattaaaaagtttgtcttttctttaataatgcttttagatattaaaaaaatgaaaggataaaaaaaattaactttttatactCTATCATTGCATGGGACGAAAATAAATGTTTGTGTAGTGAAAGAGAATGAGAAGTGCTCCTCCAACCGTAAGGACCAAAAACAAagtataaattcaaaaaacgTGTTCaagagtaaaaataaaaagcttaagataaaaaaaaaaaaaaggcgtaaaaatagaaaaatgaattagcaaaacaataaaaatttgaaaagaagtGTATAGAAGTAAAgcacaaaaaaaaagtatatatcatgtaattttctcattttaaattacaCATGTTAAATGAATAAAGTTCATAATACTACATGGACTTGGATTCAAAATATTGAGACTTCATTACATACTGATTGTTCATTTTCGGCTAAAGCTCTCCTCCAATGGGCTTACTTGTATCAATTTCATGTTTagaatttacaaaaattacaataaagaTGGCGAGAATTGAGGATGGTTAGTATATTTGAGAGGTTTGGTTAGTTTTCATGGGGGAGCTATCAAGTTTCTAGATGACTATCAAACTAAGATTCAAGCTCCTGCTCTCCCCATTAACTAGTCACTTCCTACATGCCTACACTAAAAATGTTTGTTGATGTGTTCTCATGtagtaattataattatcatgaatataagaaatagttccgaatcatatatttaatagtcgTATCTTTTGTTATATTGCTTGTGGCTATAATTCAgataatattactattaattgAAATCTTTGTACTAATGTGTCTTTTGTGTATGATACTGTAATAACCTTAGCTGGCTTGTCGGATTGTGTTCTTGACAAACGCCACATAGATCCAGCTATAGGAACTCATCTGGGTCAGTGACATTTCAGATTCGCTGGTCTGCTCCCCGAAGAGATGTGCTAATTAAGCTGAATGTTGATGCAATCACTGCTGAAGATAAAGGATTTATTTAGAAAAGGTGTGTACTTCGTAATCATGAGGGTCGAGTTCTGCAGAAGAAAGATAACACTTCAATGTTCCTCTGACCTTGCTGAAACGACAGTTATTTTTGGAAGTCTCGAGTGTTTCATAGCGGAAGAGAGTGACCATTTATTGGTAGTGAAATCAGAAACGTTTGCAGCAAGGATATGTTTAGCTcatcttttcattttcacatatttttttattttatttttttctaaaagaaaaagaaaaccagcAGCTCATCTCTAGCCAAAGCAGCTCGAATTGGCTTGCTTGAGGAATTTCCCTCACCATAGGGAAGACATTTCCCATATTTCCAGTTAATGATAATCTGTTTtgactttaaataaaataaaataaaataaaaccaacaTTTCATCAAAACAGGAAAAAATATcactttgaaaataatttacttcCAAGTATATCAGATACATGTAAATTATCCGTTCAACTTTCGTATTCTAtgctaaagaaataaaagaaataaaagcacaaaaactaaaagagGGATGGCAAAAGACACTAGTCAGGATGCCCGATTAACTAACAATCCGCTTAGCTCAGTTGCATCCTTATGTGTAATGGAAAACTAACCGCACAGCTAATTACACCCTTAATAATTTACAAtggataaaacaaaacaaaaaaaaatagagcAAATTTGTTCACCTGTAAATTTGTAATGGTATAATTACTTGTGAAGTTTTTAAACATAAGGATCAAAAGTCAggaatttatttatctttttaagtaGTTAAAATTACTAGTCAACCAATGCCCCAAAAGCACTGGTTAAAGACcattaacaatttaataaattattcataattCACAAATCTAGAAAATTCACTTACATATCAAACCAGCAAGTTCTACACGACCTTTGTTTGCCTGAAACTTCTTCCCTAGTGTTTTCATTTTCAGTTGCTATCAAAAGGGTCTTTTCTGCTTGTTCAATCATGAATTCAAtcataaattcataaacataacAAATCAAAGTACCTCTACAAAGCCAATTTCTCTCTATTATCCTTAAAAACCTGACAGAGGCTTAACAAACTTTTTACTGCCACTATATGGTAAATATATCTAGCCATGACATTgcttaaattctaaaaaggAAATGAGTCCTAAAAtagcaaatatatataaatccaCCGCAAAAATAAGATTGCAAGTGCATGTCgaacaaataaaacaaagcTGATAACCACCCAGATGACATTAAtaagtaagaaaaatattatgctCAATATTTATGGCCAAGTGTTACTTTATTTCATCACTTCATGCAACGCTTTGTGAAGACAGTATCTTCTTGCCTAAAATATCCAGAGACACAAAATTAAAACATCAAGCAAACCAATGATTGTGAAATCAACCCCCAGGAGGTCCACCAGATCCTGCAAAGAtagtaataaattatcaagttAACATGAATAGGGAAGTCACATAGATGTACATGTGCACACAACTTTATATTTTGCAGTAGAATCTGGGTACGGCAATTGCATCCACGAATACTTTTTCAGGGTTGCAATACCCAatcaaagttcttgaaaggttataattttacatttaacaAACCATGGGACTAGACAATGTGCTTTGAGGAACAGAACGGCATAAATGAGCACATCAATATCTatgtttgaaaataaataaacaagttCACATTAACATCTTAACATAATTCAGctgtaaaaagaaaacacgAATTAGAGGTATTAGCTTGATCATAGATTTATTGATTAGACGCAAGACAAGAGAGTAGCAACAGTACTTGGTGTTGCATACAACATTTTAGCagaactatttttcttttttttaataaaccGCAGGATGTACTATTTAAGCTTGAAGTAATAATGCTCGCTACAAGAATCTTATGTCTTCTAGTCTTcatcaaaggaaaaaaggagaaaaggaaaaaggaaatacAGAGGGGttcaaattttctaaaatcaattcaatATCCCAAGCATTAAGAAAATGTAACGAAACAGgttcaaaaataaaacagaagaAAAGGAAGGGGTAAGACAGAGACAGGGAGAGTGTGATgactgaagaagaagaataggtTAAGAGAAGATTGCCAGCAGGCAGACCTGCCCCATACCACAGTTACCACGGAACACTATGCCATCCAAATTATGGATGATTAGTAATTTGAAAGGCTAAATTGAATATTctaaatgtaaaccacaatcAATTGTGAATCAAACAATCTAAGTCACACgaacattataaaatttctactaTTCTTATTCTCCTGCTAATTTTGAATGTGTTTGCCATTAATGCTTTGAAGTAATTAACATAGCATCATCAATTTAAATTAGCATATCAtgcattataaaatatttatgatttattatcatttaattcTTAAAGATTATGTTTTTTGCATATTTCGTTACGTATGCAATCTAGATACTTATATTTTCCTCTGACTACCACTAAACAAAAACATTATAGAAATCGTAGCTCTATAAtctagtaataataatttgtgACATAGTACTGCGTATAAGGAAGGTATTTTTCCTATTCAACTAACCAATCTTAAATCCTTCAATACTCCCTCCTGACTTACCTACACACTTGTACCCTTTTGTGGTTCAGTTCTTCCACCTTTTACATTTGAAGTTGTAAAGTGAATAGGCCAACATATTATATTTGTCTAGAAGCTGGAAGCGACgcaataaagagaaaaaggttcaccctaattaaaatcaatttttctCATCAAATTTCATCGAAATTGACATGTTATGCTCAAATAGACATGTAACATCAAACTTTAATGTCCAAATATAAGATGTATGCAAAAGCATCAATGCACCACAGTGTTTTAGTTTTACAACGCATCTGATGTAGGAAATCTAAAAAGATTGGTGtctatatgaaattttaactATGGAAATAGTTTTACCGgttttaaaatatactatattttaatggttaaaTGTGCacggaaaagaaagaatttcaGAGCCTGAAATCTGAAGTTACTTGCAGGTTTTCAGATCTGATTacagagaaaaaagaaaacaagaagattATGAGCGTCACACTTTGAAGTCCTTGGGCTCAACACCAAGGTTCCTTTCAGCATAGACACAGGGTTGAATTGAATTACACAATCCAAAGTAGCTTAACAGCTGTAACTTTTACTATTATCTTGAagctaaattaagaaaataaaataaaatcaatttattagcATCGGCATTTTATTATTGACTGAAAACTGGATAATAAGCATATGGATTGTTGTTCTGAAAACTCCGGAAATTAATTGAGATCGTAAAATACTAGACTACCTGCATTTCATTTAAACAGACATACAAATAAGACAGTAGAAACCTAGAAAGAACTTTTACAATATTCTAAAGAAACTCTACAAGAGATCTAGACCATAATTCTAACTTCTTTATCctttacaatttatttttcttaaatttcttGTCATCTGCATCAATATCTCATAACAAAAGAGACAAGGTCAAGCCTAAGCACTTCCTTTTCTGCACTTGATAAAAGGCATCTAAGCACGTTTCCAGATATGCTTGCAGCAATCACCAATTTTATCCATTcccttcctttttttattaatcaaataagtCTCAGATTTCCTGCTTAATAATAATGAGGAAGGATCTAGTTGTTAAAACTTAGAAGTTTGTACATATATTGCATGGTTGGATAGGCCATTGATCTTTCAGTACAGCAACTATCAGCAATTTTTTCTCCAGTAATAACACTATTCTAAAGGAAAACAATAAACTCAAACTTGCTAAAATTACAAAACTTGATGCAAATACTCTCTCTCCTAAATTCGTAAACTATATACCCATTTGGCAAATTTCTGATTACTCAAAATGAGATGATCCGCAAAACCACAATTAGTTCACAAATTCAAAGAAAACCCACAATTTTCAATCCATATTATGGAAGCAGACCCACCAATCATAAATCACTGAATGAAAAAACAATATAGCCAGAAAACAAACCAGCAGTTCACACAACAACAAGAAGAAACATAAAAACCATTCCATTCATCAAATCCCGTAAAATTAGGATAAGAGAGAACAAACCTAGCAAAATAGAATCACGGAATACCTGCGTGGGGAGAGCAAAGAATCATCAATCAGTGGCCGTGCTCCTTGGCATGCTGCTGATGCTCGAGGTGGCGGCGCTCCTCGGGAAGAGCAACGAGGTAGGAAAAGATCATGCCACCGAAGCAGACATGATAGAGAGGATCGATGGAGCCTGTTTGTATGTACTTTTCGTTGTAATTGTCCAAAGCTCTCCCCACCGATTTCTTCAAGTAATCGAGTGATAGCATAGGCTTCACATGATTTGGGACCTCCTTCACTTTCAATCCCTTAATCTCGTTGTAAAACCTCCTCAgtgccattttcttttcctttgatgcttttgattttttgcGTTGTTCGAATTTTGAGAAATGAAATAAACCCTAAtcctataatttataaattgggGAGATCTAAGTAACAGAGGGCCCTGGGCTTAGTGATTTTGGAATAGATCTGGGGTCAAATCATCGTTTTAAAAAGGACGAGATTCAATTTGGCCCctaaacttataaaaaatgTCCACATCCGCTCATTTCACCTGTTTTGCCAATTTAACACACAAGTAAGTGATTTTAGCTCAAATAGCTCCTTTTAGAAGAAGGTGCAAATAAACTCCTAACATTTAGAGTAAGGAGTGAATAAGCCCCCAATCATCTTTTATGTGCAAATAAACACGTGATAATGTTCTAAATGTAATTTTATGCCCCTAATTAGATGGAGATTCAATTTTGAATAAACACTCGTTTGAAGATGTTGATATGTGGCATATGGAATCTCAGTAACGGTAATATCAAgccctctttttttcttttagcttcGTTCATATTCGTATATGAACtctaaaacttaaaatttgaaaaaggaGAAGTAGGGagttattaaattagtaagaACTTCATATTGCTTGGTCtgaaaaatgaatgatgacTTCTTCAGCAAAAAGTCAAacaaatatgaatatatactaaaaaaaatacgACTAAAGTCTTGCAAGTATAAAGATAGAGGTATGAAGGTGGAGCCTCTTAGGTAGGCATCCTAAACATACCAAAATTCAGGTAGAAGGTTTTTCATATGTCTTAATTAGAAGGTAAAGTGTAAATGATTTACTTTTTTGTTAGTTTAGTCAAATTAGCAAGTAGTTGAAAGTGAATTTGTTTAATTGAGttacaaataaataactataaatCTTTTATGTGGTATGATAATGCC is a window encoding:
- the LOC8262537 gene encoding uncharacterized protein LOC8262537, coding for MALRRFYNEIKGLKVKEVPNHVKPMLSLDYLKKSVGRALDNYNEKYIQTGSIDPLYHVCFGGMIFSYLVALPEERRHLEHQQHAKEHGH